One window of Treponema denticola genomic DNA carries:
- a CDS encoding ABC transporter ATP-binding protein — MYKELFAFLSKRGKIDVCISSLFFTLYGLSSVGMLLTVFSILFKIAAGTDVQGLYGAFATLIGLVVFKGLCNMIADLKKHGAGFDVVQQIRERMIVKLKLFSLGFYTNERLGELNTILHKDVDNMSMVVGHMWPRMFGDFLIALAVFIGLCFINLSAALVMAASIPLSLAYLFYTIKGAQKTEHNNNSALADMVSLFVEYVRGIPVLKSFSHNKSLDNELFEKTKKFGETSKAASRFKARQLSVFSFLIDAGYFVLFIYSGLAALRGSIDVLSFMIIAVISKEFYKPFAAMETHYMYYVSAVDSYHRLGKILHAEVIADKTDGVTPAQNDIVFKDVKFSYEEDEFKMNGVTFSVPEKTMTALVGESGSGKTTVTNLLLRFYDVQGGSITLGGIDIRDIPYDELLDRISIVMQNVQLFDNTIEDNIRVGKKGATKEEIIEAAKKAKIHDFIMSLPKGYETDIGENGGLLSGGQRQRISIARAFLKDAPILILDEMTSNVDPVNESLIQDAITELAKNRTVIVIAHHLRTIQKADQILVFQKGCLIEKGKHDELLEKDAYYARLWKAQYGSGMCSR; from the coding sequence TTTGCATTTTTGAGTAAGAGGGGAAAAATCGATGTATGTATTTCTTCTCTGTTTTTTACCTTGTACGGATTGAGCTCCGTGGGGATGTTGCTTACGGTGTTTTCGATTTTGTTTAAGATTGCTGCCGGGACTGATGTGCAGGGACTCTACGGGGCTTTTGCAACGCTGATAGGCTTGGTCGTTTTTAAGGGACTTTGCAATATGATTGCCGACTTAAAAAAGCACGGAGCCGGCTTTGATGTCGTACAGCAAATACGGGAGCGGATGATTGTAAAATTAAAGCTGTTTAGTTTGGGCTTTTATACGAATGAACGGCTGGGAGAATTAAATACGATTCTTCATAAAGATGTGGACAATATGTCCATGGTGGTCGGTCATATGTGGCCGCGGATGTTCGGTGATTTTCTCATTGCTCTTGCGGTATTTATAGGTCTTTGCTTTATCAACCTTAGTGCAGCCCTTGTTATGGCCGCGTCGATTCCGCTTTCGCTTGCCTATCTTTTTTACACAATTAAAGGAGCACAAAAAACGGAACATAACAATAATTCCGCCCTTGCCGATATGGTGAGTTTATTTGTTGAATATGTACGCGGTATTCCGGTGCTCAAAAGTTTTTCGCATAATAAAAGTCTGGATAATGAACTTTTTGAAAAGACAAAAAAATTCGGAGAAACAAGTAAGGCTGCGTCCCGTTTTAAGGCAAGACAGCTTTCGGTCTTTTCGTTTTTAATCGATGCAGGGTATTTTGTTCTTTTTATTTATTCCGGTCTTGCCGCATTACGCGGAAGCATTGATGTGCTCAGCTTTATGATTATCGCAGTCATTTCAAAAGAATTTTATAAACCTTTTGCAGCGATGGAAACGCACTATATGTATTATGTGTCTGCCGTAGACAGCTATCACCGCTTGGGGAAAATTCTTCATGCTGAGGTAATAGCCGATAAAACGGACGGAGTTACTCCTGCGCAAAACGATATTGTTTTTAAAGATGTGAAGTTTTCTTATGAAGAAGATGAGTTCAAAATGAATGGGGTAACTTTTTCCGTTCCGGAAAAAACGATGACCGCGCTTGTAGGAGAATCAGGAAGCGGTAAGACGACGGTTACGAATTTGCTGTTGAGGTTTTACGATGTGCAAGGCGGAAGTATTACACTCGGCGGAATTGATATACGAGATATTCCCTATGATGAACTTTTAGATCGAATCAGCATTGTTATGCAAAATGTTCAGCTTTTCGATAACACCATCGAGGACAATATTCGAGTAGGGAAAAAAGGAGCGACGAAAGAAGAAATCATCGAAGCTGCAAAAAAGGCAAAGATTCATGATTTTATTATGAGCTTGCCGAAAGGCTATGAAACGGATATAGGCGAAAACGGAGGTCTCTTATCCGGCGGACAAAGACAGCGGATTTCCATTGCACGAGCATTTCTAAAAGACGCTCCGATTTTAATCCTTGATGAAATGACCAGTAATGTCGATCCCGTAAACGAGTCTTTAATACAGGATGCCATTACAGAACTTGCAAAAAACAGAACGGTCATAGTGATCGCCCATCATTTAAGGACTATTCAAAAGGCAGATCAAATCCTTGTGTTTCAAAAAGGCTGTCTTATCGAAAAAGGAAAACACGATGAACTTTTGGAAAAGGACGCTTACTATGCTCGGCTTTGGAAAGCACAATACGGGAGCGGAATGTGCTCTCGCTAA
- a CDS encoding ABC transporter ATP-binding protein translates to MLSLKDISYKTRAGLLILDNINLEIKKGEFVVITGKSGSGKSTLGSVINGLISHYYDGVLTGEAHLNGKDIRTMELSQIGCMVGCVFQDPRSQFFMTDPFSEAAFGCSNMLLNREEILKRVDNSLKLLGINHLKEKSIFKLSSGEKQKLAIASCYAMLPDIFLFDEPTANLDIHSIFDLKNILRSLKEEGKTIIVLEHRLFYLSALCSRMLVMDKGRIMGEYSKDEFLELQKNNKNIRPIYLENLDTVHSKSIIDKTTPLFEIKNISYSHSKQERTDVLKDISIRAYEKEVIGIIGENGSGKTTLAKLCTGLLKEKSGSVLIKGEKRSYKKRAGTMYFVMQDSDFQLFGNTVEDELDIGKKGGGLSDTEKETVLSDFEILDLKERHPLALSRGQKQRLTIAAAFCNNCKILFLDEPTSGLDKHSMDLVSKSILTAANAGRLIFVISHDYEFLLSVCNRIIYLKSGMVHADFNLNNDTKKILWELLSKKEEM, encoded by the coding sequence GTGCTCTCGCTAAAAGATATTTCGTATAAAACAAGGGCAGGTCTTCTCATTCTCGACAATATAAACCTCGAAATAAAAAAAGGAGAATTTGTTGTCATTACCGGAAAAAGCGGAAGCGGGAAGAGCACACTCGGTTCTGTTATCAACGGCCTTATCTCGCATTACTATGACGGAGTATTAACGGGCGAAGCTCATCTAAACGGAAAAGATATACGCACTATGGAGCTTTCACAAATAGGCTGCATGGTGGGCTGTGTATTCCAAGACCCGCGAAGTCAGTTTTTTATGACCGATCCTTTTAGTGAAGCGGCATTCGGCTGCAGCAATATGCTTTTGAACAGGGAAGAAATACTGAAAAGGGTGGACAACAGTTTGAAGCTGCTTGGAATAAATCATCTAAAAGAGAAGAGTATCTTTAAACTTTCAAGCGGTGAAAAACAAAAACTGGCTATCGCGTCATGCTATGCGATGTTGCCTGACATTTTTTTGTTCGATGAACCTACGGCTAATCTGGATATTCATTCCATCTTTGATTTGAAAAACATATTACGGAGCTTAAAAGAAGAAGGGAAAACCATTATCGTCTTGGAGCATCGATTATTTTATCTTTCGGCCTTATGCAGCCGTATGCTCGTTATGGATAAGGGAAGAATTATGGGCGAATACTCAAAAGACGAATTTCTTGAGCTGCAAAAAAACAATAAAAATATTCGACCCATATATTTGGAAAATCTCGATACGGTTCATTCTAAAAGTATTATCGATAAAACCACCCCATTGTTTGAAATAAAAAACATTTCATATTCACATTCAAAACAGGAAAGAACCGATGTACTTAAAGACATATCAATAAGAGCTTATGAAAAAGAAGTTATCGGCATTATCGGTGAAAACGGATCGGGTAAAACAACTCTCGCTAAATTGTGTACAGGCTTATTAAAAGAAAAAAGCGGAAGCGTTTTGATTAAAGGAGAAAAGCGGAGCTATAAGAAAAGGGCGGGAACTATGTATTTTGTCATGCAGGACTCCGACTTTCAACTTTTCGGTAACACCGTAGAGGATGAATTGGATATAGGAAAAAAAGGCGGCGGTTTGAGCGATACGGAAAAAGAAACCGTTTTATCGGACTTTGAAATTCTTGATTTAAAAGAACGGCATCCGCTTGCCCTCTCAAGAGGTCAAAAGCAAAGGCTTACCATTGCAGCGGCTTTTTGCAATAACTGTAAGATACTTTTTTTGGATGAACCGACAAGCGGCTTGGATAAACATTCTATGGATTTGGTTTCTAAAAGTATTCTCACTGCGGCAAATGCAGGTAGGCTTATATTTGTAATATCGCATGATTATGAATTTTTACTGTCTGTCTGTAACAGAATTATTTATTTAAAAAGCGGAATGGTTCACGCTGATTTCAATTTAAATAATGATACCAAGAAAATACTCTGGGAGCTTTTAAGTAAAAAAGAGGAAATGTGA
- a CDS encoding MptD family putative ECF transporter S component yields the protein METKTNKLNARDFIFIGIFAAVALLIFFITGALAALTLFGTIANIPITLFFVSIAFMLAVSKVRKTGVFFIMGIIIVLPGFMAANGIGVGLSIIGWFIAETLASTMKYKDKKAIILSYVLGSTLQTALFTLPMYLSHGEYFVQRKEILHLTDEALQQYLHVVGSWQMYGSMIALTVITSFAGALISMRILKKHFEKAGMV from the coding sequence ATGGAAACAAAGACAAACAAATTGAATGCGCGGGATTTTATTTTTATCGGAATCTTCGCTGCGGTTGCATTATTAATTTTCTTTATTACGGGAGCACTCGCTGCATTAACGCTTTTCGGCACGATAGCCAATATCCCGATTACGCTGTTTTTTGTATCGATAGCATTTATGCTGGCGGTATCAAAGGTAAGAAAAACGGGCGTCTTTTTTATTATGGGGATAATTATCGTTTTACCGGGATTTATGGCGGCAAACGGAATAGGCGTCGGCCTTTCAATTATCGGCTGGTTCATTGCGGAGACTCTTGCGTCAACGATGAAGTACAAAGATAAAAAAGCAATTATTCTGTCCTATGTGCTGGGCTCCACATTGCAGACAGCCTTGTTCACCCTGCCTATGTATCTTTCGCATGGAGAATACTTTGTGCAAAGAAAGGAGATTTTACATTTAACGGATGAAGCTTTACAACAGTATTTGCACGTTGTAGGCTCATGGCAGATGTACGGTTCTATGATTGCATTGACGGTTATAACGAGTTTCGCGGGAGCGTTGATTTCTATGCGGATATTAAAAAAGCATTTTGAAAAAGCGGGGATGGTATAG
- a CDS encoding energy-coupling factor transporter transmembrane component T family protein: MNTKRKADPRTVLGIVFIFISFGLAVNKPLPSHVLLIICNFYLWDVRAYRESVLYSGMYSIIAVSMFYIHYIPNSTIALMIVSLSYFIQKFVIAVMMIIFLKKKTSMPSIISAMQTMKFPNIIAIPLIVVFRYLPSLKEDYGCLKDSLKIRGISISGIRFLMHPIRPLELIIVPILFRSLRIAEELSTSVLLRGIENYKNRTNIYPLKFTKTDFVYGLCTAIAVGAVSYLQFSNIF, from the coding sequence GTGAATACAAAAAGAAAAGCGGATCCGAGAACGGTACTCGGCATTGTATTTATTTTTATCTCGTTTGGTCTTGCTGTCAATAAGCCTCTCCCCTCACATGTTTTACTTATTATTTGTAATTTCTATTTATGGGATGTACGCGCTTATCGTGAGTCCGTTTTATATAGCGGAATGTATAGTATCATTGCCGTGTCGATGTTTTATATTCATTATATTCCGAATTCGACAATTGCTCTCATGATTGTATCTTTAAGTTATTTTATTCAAAAATTCGTTATTGCGGTTATGATGATTATATTCTTGAAAAAGAAAACTTCCATGCCCTCTATTATATCGGCTATGCAGACAATGAAATTTCCAAACATAATAGCAATTCCCTTAATCGTTGTATTTAGGTATCTCCCGTCCTTAAAAGAAGATTACGGCTGTTTAAAAGACAGTTTAAAAATAAGAGGAATTTCTATTTCGGGCATACGCTTTTTAATGCATCCCATTCGTCCTTTGGAACTTATAATTGTTCCGATTTTATTTAGAAGTCTTCGCATAGCTGAGGAACTTTCCACATCGGTTTTGCTGAGAGGAATTGAAAATTATAAAAACAGAACAAATATCTATCCGCTCAAATTTACGAAAACGGATTTTGTATACGGATTATGTACGGCTATTGCTGTGGGTGCGGTATCGTACTTACAGTTTAGTAATATTTTTTAA